The proteins below are encoded in one region of Micromonospora yangpuensis:
- the prcA gene encoding proteasome subunit alpha codes for MAMQFYASPEQIMRDRSELARKGIARGRSAVVLSYADGVLFAAENLSSALHKVSEIYDRIGFAAVGRYNEFENLRRAGVRMADLNGLSYDRRDVTGRALANAFAQTLGAIFTEQSKPFEVEICVAQVGATAADDELYRLTYDGSVNDEPGRMAMGGQAEAITGVLKSHHRPDMSLGEAVKVAMRALSSVGGEGGAARTIAADQLEVAVLDRRRVGRTFRRITGAALTALLDGDAATAEAPATDDTPPTPTEEAGKPTTSAGSADLEGQQPQPPTP; via the coding sequence GTGGCCATGCAGTTCTACGCCTCGCCCGAGCAGATCATGCGCGACCGCTCCGAGCTGGCCCGCAAGGGCATCGCCCGGGGTCGAAGCGCGGTGGTGCTGAGCTACGCCGACGGGGTGCTCTTCGCCGCCGAGAACCTCTCCAGTGCCCTGCACAAGGTAAGTGAGATCTACGACCGGATCGGCTTCGCCGCCGTCGGTCGGTACAACGAGTTCGAGAACCTGCGCCGCGCCGGCGTGCGGATGGCCGACCTCAACGGCCTGAGCTACGACCGGCGCGACGTCACCGGTCGGGCGTTGGCCAACGCCTTCGCCCAGACCCTGGGGGCGATCTTCACCGAGCAGTCCAAGCCCTTCGAGGTGGAGATCTGCGTGGCCCAGGTGGGTGCCACCGCCGCCGACGACGAGCTGTACCGGTTGACCTACGACGGCTCGGTCAACGACGAGCCGGGCCGGATGGCCATGGGCGGGCAGGCCGAGGCGATCACCGGGGTGTTGAAGTCCCACCACCGCCCGGACATGTCCCTCGGCGAGGCGGTCAAGGTCGCGATGCGGGCGTTGAGCAGCGTCGGCGGGGAGGGTGGCGCGGCCCGTACCATCGCCGCCGACCAGCTTGAGGTCGCGGTGCTGGACCGCCGTCGGGTCGGTCGGACGTTCCGCCGGATCACCGGTGCCGCGTTGACCGCTCTGCTCGACGGGGACGCGGCCACGGCCGAGGCCCCGGCCACCGACGACACGCCGCCGACTCCGACCGAGGAGGCCGGCAAGCCGACGACCTCGGCGGGCTCGGCCGACCTGGAGGGCCAGCAGCCCCAGCCGCCGACCCCGTAA
- a CDS encoding endonuclease domain-containing protein, whose product MRGILCFNCNGGLGQFRDSPVRLARAITYLRGTTWQRLLIHPGVYQMCSPTRGRPPSPRS is encoded by the coding sequence GTGCGCGGGATACTCTGCTTCAACTGCAACGGTGGTCTTGGTCAGTTCCGGGACAGTCCGGTGAGGCTGGCCAGGGCCATCACGTACCTGAGAGGAACCACGTGGCAGCGGCTTTTGATCCATCCGGGCGTCTACCAGATGTGTTCACCAACGCGGGGACGTCCTCCTTCACCACGTTCCTGA
- the prcB gene encoding proteasome subunit beta, with protein MAAAFDPSGRLPDVFTNAGTSSFTTFLSKAAPEMLPGRRPLPPGIAADLSPHATTIVAIAAAGGVVLAGDRRATMGNMIAQRTMEKVHPADAYSLVGIAGSAAIGLEMMRLFQVELEHYEKIEGAMLSLDGKANRLAAMIRGNLGAAMQGLAVVPLFAGFDLAASDPQRAGRIFSFDVTGGPYEEQGYDAVGSGSIFAKSALKKRYRPGVAVDEAVRLAVDALYDAADDDTATGGPDLIRRIYPVVMTATAEGTHRLTDEEVSALAQSVVEARRENPGG; from the coding sequence GTGGCAGCGGCTTTTGATCCATCCGGGCGTCTACCAGATGTGTTCACCAACGCGGGGACGTCCTCCTTCACCACGTTCCTGAGCAAGGCTGCTCCCGAGATGCTGCCCGGACGGCGGCCGCTGCCGCCGGGCATCGCCGCCGACCTGTCGCCGCACGCGACCACCATCGTGGCCATCGCCGCCGCCGGTGGCGTGGTGCTGGCCGGCGACCGGCGGGCCACCATGGGCAACATGATCGCCCAGCGCACCATGGAGAAGGTGCACCCGGCTGACGCGTACTCCCTGGTCGGCATCGCCGGTTCGGCCGCCATCGGCCTGGAGATGATGCGACTGTTCCAGGTGGAGCTGGAGCACTACGAGAAGATCGAGGGCGCAATGCTCTCGTTGGACGGTAAGGCCAACCGGCTCGCCGCGATGATCCGGGGCAACCTCGGTGCGGCGATGCAGGGCCTCGCGGTGGTGCCGCTCTTCGCCGGCTTCGACCTGGCCGCCAGCGACCCGCAGCGCGCCGGCCGGATCTTCAGCTTCGACGTCACCGGCGGCCCCTACGAGGAGCAGGGGTACGACGCCGTCGGGTCCGGTTCGATCTTCGCCAAGTCCGCGTTGAAGAAGCGCTACCGCCCCGGGGTCGCGGTCGACGAGGCCGTCCGGTTGGCGGTGGACGCGCTCTACGACGCGGCCGACGACGACACCGCCACCGGTGGCCCGGACCTGATCCGCCGGATCTACCCGGTGGTGATGACGGCGACGGCGGAGGGCACCCACCGGCTCACCGACGAGGAGGTCTCCGCGCTGGCCCAGAGCGTGGTCGAGGCCCGCCGGGAGAACCCGGGCGGCTGA
- a CDS encoding ubiquitin-like protein Pup, whose amino-acid sequence MATRDSGGQSQSGKSRQGEETEDVTTEANPEVAERHAEITEDVDDLLDEIDSVLEENAEEFVRGYVQKGGQ is encoded by the coding sequence ATGGCCACTCGTGACAGCGGCGGGCAGTCGCAGTCGGGCAAGTCCCGCCAGGGTGAGGAGACCGAGGACGTCACCACCGAGGCGAATCCGGAGGTCGCCGAGCGGCACGCCGAGATCACCGAGGACGTCGACGACCTGCTCGACGAGATCGACTCCGTGCTGGAGGAGAACGCCGAGGAGTTCGTGCGGGGCTATGTGCAAAAAGGTGGGCAATAG
- the dop gene encoding depupylase/deamidase Dop: MSVRRIMGTEVEYGISVPGQAGANPMVTSSQVVNAYGARPELNRGGRARWDYEEESPLRDARGFTYSGAAYDPAEALADEDLGLANVILTNGARLYVDHAHPEYSTPEVTNPLDLVRWDKAGERVMAEASRRAATIPGTQPIHLYKNNTDNKGASYGAHENYLMRRQTPFADIVAYLTPFFVTRQIVCGAGRVGIGQDGGQSGFQISQRADFFEVEVGLETTLKRPIINTRDEPHADADKYRRLHVIIGDANLSEISTYLKLGTTALILTMIEEKALGGDLGIADPVAELRAVSHDPSLTHRMRLRDGRRLTALDVQWAYYERVRSFVDERYGADVDEQTTDVLARWEAVLDKLGRDVMSCADELDWVAKLRLLEGYREREKLGWGSHKLQLVDLQYSDVRPEKGLYHRLVSRGAMKTLLTDEQTRTAMTEPPADTRAYFRGRCLAQYASEVVAASWDSVIFDVGRESLVRVPMMEPERGTRAHVGALFDRCASAKDLLETLTGG, translated from the coding sequence ATGAGCGTAAGACGGATCATGGGTACCGAGGTCGAGTACGGCATCTCCGTGCCCGGCCAGGCCGGAGCCAACCCGATGGTCACCTCCTCGCAGGTGGTCAACGCCTACGGGGCCCGCCCGGAGCTCAACCGGGGCGGCCGGGCCCGCTGGGACTACGAGGAGGAGTCGCCGCTGCGCGACGCCCGGGGGTTCACCTACTCCGGCGCCGCCTACGACCCCGCCGAGGCCCTCGCCGACGAGGACCTGGGGTTGGCCAACGTGATACTCACCAACGGGGCCCGGCTCTACGTCGACCACGCCCACCCGGAGTACTCCACCCCCGAGGTCACCAACCCCCTGGACCTGGTCCGGTGGGACAAGGCAGGTGAACGGGTGATGGCCGAGGCCTCCCGCCGGGCCGCCACCATCCCCGGCACGCAGCCGATCCACCTCTACAAGAACAACACCGACAACAAGGGCGCCAGCTACGGTGCCCACGAGAACTACCTGATGCGTCGGCAGACCCCGTTCGCCGACATCGTCGCGTACCTGACACCGTTTTTCGTCACCCGACAGATCGTCTGCGGGGCCGGCCGGGTCGGCATCGGCCAGGACGGCGGCCAGAGCGGTTTCCAGATCTCCCAGCGTGCCGACTTCTTCGAGGTCGAGGTGGGGCTGGAGACGACCCTGAAGCGGCCGATCATCAACACCCGCGACGAGCCGCACGCCGATGCCGACAAGTACCGCCGGCTGCACGTCATCATCGGTGACGCCAACCTGTCGGAGATCTCCACCTATCTCAAGCTCGGCACCACGGCGCTGATCCTGACCATGATCGAGGAGAAGGCGCTCGGGGGTGACCTGGGCATCGCCGACCCGGTCGCCGAGTTGCGGGCGGTCAGCCACGACCCGTCGCTGACCCACCGGATGCGGCTGCGCGACGGCCGGCGACTCACCGCGCTGGACGTGCAGTGGGCGTACTACGAGCGGGTCCGGTCCTTCGTGGACGAGCGGTACGGCGCCGACGTCGACGAGCAGACCACCGACGTGCTGGCCCGCTGGGAGGCGGTGCTGGACAAGCTCGGCCGGGACGTGATGTCCTGCGCCGACGAGCTGGACTGGGTGGCCAAGCTGCGGCTGTTGGAGGGCTACCGGGAGCGGGAGAAGCTCGGCTGGGGCTCGCACAAGCTGCAGCTGGTCGACCTGCAGTACTCCGACGTACGTCCGGAGAAGGGGCTGTACCACCGGCTGGTGTCCCGGGGGGCGATGAAGACGCTGCTGACCGACGAGCAGACCCGCACCGCGATGACCGAGCCGCCGGCGGACACCCGGGCCTACTTCCGGGGCCGCTGCCTGGCCCAGTACGCCTCCGAGGTGGTGGCCGCCAGTTGGGACTCGGTCATCTTCGACGTGGGGCGGGAGTCGCTGGTCCGGGTGCCGATGATGGAGCCCGAGCGGGGCACCCGGGCGCACGTCGGCGCGTTGTTCGACAGGTGTGCCAGCGCCAAGGATCTGCTGGAGACCCTGACCGGGGGCTGA
- the pafA gene encoding Pup--protein ligase: MERRIFGLETEYGVTCTYRGQRRLSPDEVARYLFRRVVSWGRSSNVFLRNGARLYLDVGSHPEYATPECDSVVDLVAHDRAGERILEGLLVDAEKRLHDEGIAGEIYLFKNNTDSAGNSYGCHENYLVSRHGEFGRLADVLIPFLVTRQLICGAGKVLQTPRGAVYCLSQRAEHIWEGVSSATTRSRPIINTRDEPHADAERYRRLHVIVGDSNMNEVTTLLKVGTADIVLRMIEAGVVMRDLSLENPIRAIREVSHDITGRRKVRLTSGKEVSALDIQQEYLAKATEFVERRGGDQTAKRVVELWGRVLSAVESGDLEPVSREIDWVTKLRLIERYQRKHDLPLSHPRVAQMDLAYHDVRRGRGLYGLLERRGEVDRVATDPEIFEAKETPPQTTRARLRGEFIRHAQEKRRDFTVDWVHLKLNDQAQRTVLCKDPFRAYDERVERLIASM, translated from the coding sequence ATGGAGCGGCGAATCTTCGGCCTCGAGACCGAGTACGGCGTCACCTGCACCTACCGCGGGCAACGTCGACTGTCCCCCGACGAGGTCGCGCGGTACCTGTTCCGGCGGGTGGTGTCGTGGGGCCGGTCAAGCAATGTGTTCCTCCGCAACGGGGCCCGGCTGTATCTGGACGTCGGGTCGCATCCGGAGTACGCGACCCCGGAGTGCGACTCGGTGGTGGACCTGGTGGCCCACGACCGGGCCGGTGAACGGATCCTGGAAGGGCTGCTCGTCGACGCGGAGAAGCGGCTGCACGACGAGGGTATCGCCGGCGAGATCTACCTGTTCAAGAACAACACCGACTCCGCCGGCAACTCGTACGGCTGCCACGAGAACTATCTGGTCTCCCGGCACGGTGAGTTCGGCCGGCTGGCCGACGTGTTGATCCCGTTCCTGGTCACCCGGCAGTTGATCTGCGGCGCGGGCAAGGTGCTGCAGACCCCCAGGGGCGCTGTCTACTGCCTGTCCCAGCGGGCCGAGCACATCTGGGAGGGGGTCTCCTCGGCGACCACCCGGAGCCGGCCGATCATCAACACCCGGGACGAGCCGCACGCCGACGCGGAGCGGTACCGGCGGCTGCACGTGATCGTCGGTGACTCCAACATGAACGAGGTCACCACGCTGCTGAAGGTCGGCACCGCCGACATCGTGCTGCGGATGATCGAGGCCGGTGTGGTGATGCGGGACCTGTCGCTGGAGAACCCGATCCGGGCGATCCGGGAGGTGTCGCACGACATCACCGGCCGGCGCAAGGTGCGGCTGACCTCGGGCAAGGAGGTCAGTGCCCTGGACATCCAGCAGGAGTACCTCGCCAAGGCCACGGAGTTCGTCGAGCGCCGCGGCGGGGACCAGACCGCCAAGCGGGTGGTGGAGCTCTGGGGCCGGGTGCTCAGCGCGGTGGAGTCCGGCGACCTGGAGCCGGTGTCCCGCGAGATCGACTGGGTCACGAAGTTGCGGCTGATCGAGCGGTACCAGCGCAAGCACGACCTGCCGCTGTCGCACCCCCGGGTGGCGCAGATGGACCTGGCCTACCACGACGTGCGCCGGGGTCGCGGCCTGTACGGCCTGTTGGAGCGGCGCGGCGAGGTGGACCGGGTGGCGACCGATCCGGAGATCTTCGAGGCGAAGGAGACCCCGCCGCAGACCACCCGGGCCCGGCTGCGTGGCGAGTTCATCCGGCACGCCCAGGAGAAGCGACGGGACTTCACCGTCGACTGGGTGCACCTGAAGCTCAACGACCAGGCGCAGCGCACGGTGCTCTGCAAGGACCCGTTCCGGGCCTACGACGAGCGGGTGGAGCGGCTGATCGCCAGCATGTGA
- the arc gene encoding proteasome ATPase, which yields MARSDDADSRAARWEKEAHDLSTQVAFLQEELALVRRKLTESPRHVRQLEERLAATQAQLARLTENNDRLVSTLKEARAQIVTLKEEIDRLAQPPSGYGVFLARHDDGTVDIFTGGRKLRVAVSPSLDATELRRGQEVLLNDALNIVDAFGFERVGEVVMLKEMLENPSGGPADRALVVSHSDEERIVHLAETLIGSAIRAGDSLMIEPRSAYAYERIPKSEVEELVLEEVPDVDYTDIGGLQSQIEQIRDAVELPFLHADLFREHQLRPPKGILLYGPPGCGKTLIAKAVANSLAKKIAERLGKDRHTSFFLNIKGPELLNKYVGETERHIRLIFQRAREKAGEGTPVIVFFDEMDSIFRTRGSGVSSDVENTIVPQLLSEIDGVEGLENVIVIGASNREDMIDPAILRPGRLDVKIKIERPDAEAAKDIFSKYILSGLPLHPDDLTEHGGDAQSTVAAMIDAVVLRMYSETEENRFLEVTYANGDKEVLYFKDFNSGAMIQNIVDRGKKMAIKEFLTSGRKGLRLQHLLDACVDEFRENEDLPNTTNPDDWARISGKKGERIVYIRTLVSGGKGAEAGRSIETASNTGQYL from the coding sequence GTGGCACGCAGCGACGACGCGGACTCGCGCGCCGCACGGTGGGAGAAGGAGGCCCACGATCTCTCCACGCAGGTCGCGTTTCTCCAAGAGGAACTCGCTCTGGTGCGGCGCAAGTTGACCGAAAGCCCCCGACACGTCCGGCAGCTCGAAGAGCGGCTGGCGGCCACCCAGGCCCAGTTGGCGCGGCTGACCGAGAACAACGACCGGCTCGTGAGCACCCTCAAGGAGGCTCGCGCGCAGATCGTGACGCTCAAGGAGGAGATCGACCGCCTCGCGCAACCGCCGAGTGGCTATGGCGTCTTCCTGGCGCGGCACGACGACGGCACGGTGGACATCTTCACCGGCGGACGCAAGCTCCGCGTCGCCGTCTCGCCCTCGCTGGACGCCACCGAGCTGCGCCGTGGGCAGGAGGTCCTGCTCAACGACGCGCTCAACATCGTCGACGCGTTCGGGTTCGAGCGGGTCGGCGAGGTGGTCATGCTCAAGGAGATGCTGGAGAACCCCTCCGGTGGCCCGGCCGACCGGGCGCTGGTGGTCTCCCACTCCGACGAGGAACGGATCGTGCATCTGGCCGAGACCCTGATCGGCAGCGCGATCCGGGCCGGCGACTCGCTCATGATCGAGCCCCGTTCGGCGTACGCCTACGAACGGATCCCGAAGAGTGAGGTCGAGGAGCTGGTCCTGGAGGAGGTGCCGGATGTCGACTACACCGACATCGGTGGTCTCCAGTCGCAGATCGAGCAGATCCGCGACGCGGTGGAGCTGCCCTTCCTGCACGCCGACCTGTTCCGTGAGCACCAGCTCCGCCCGCCGAAGGGCATCCTGCTCTACGGCCCACCGGGCTGCGGCAAGACGCTGATCGCCAAGGCGGTGGCCAACTCGTTGGCCAAGAAGATCGCCGAGCGGCTGGGCAAGGACAGGCACACCAGCTTCTTCCTCAACATCAAGGGCCCGGAGCTGCTCAACAAGTACGTCGGCGAGACCGAGCGGCACATCCGGCTGATCTTCCAGCGGGCCCGGGAGAAGGCCGGGGAGGGCACCCCGGTCATCGTGTTCTTCGACGAGATGGACTCGATCTTCCGTACCCGGGGCTCCGGCGTCTCCTCCGACGTGGAGAACACCATCGTCCCGCAGCTGCTCAGCGAGATCGACGGGGTGGAGGGGCTGGAGAACGTCATCGTCATCGGCGCCTCCAACCGGGAGGACATGATCGACCCGGCGATCCTGCGGCCGGGCCGACTGGACGTGAAGATCAAGATCGAGCGGCCGGACGCCGAGGCGGCCAAGGACATCTTCTCCAAGTACATCCTCTCCGGGCTGCCGCTGCACCCGGACGACCTGACCGAGCACGGTGGCGACGCGCAGAGCACCGTGGCGGCCATGATCGACGCGGTCGTGCTGCGGATGTACTCCGAGACCGAGGAGAACCGCTTCCTCGAGGTCACCTACGCCAACGGTGACAAGGAGGTCCTCTACTTCAAGGACTTCAACTCCGGCGCGATGATCCAGAACATCGTCGACCGGGGCAAGAAGATGGCCATCAAGGAGTTCCTCACCTCCGGCCGCAAGGGGTTGCGCCTGCAGCACCTGCTCGACGCCTGCGTCGACGAGTTCCGCGAGAACGAGGACCTACCCAACACCACCAACCCCGACGACTGGGCCCGCATCTCCGGCAAGAAGGGCGAACGGATCGTCTACATCCGTACGCTCGTCTCCGGCGGCAAGGGCGCCGAGGCCGGCCGGTCCATCGAGACCGCCAGCAACACCGGCCAGTACCTCTGA